A stretch of Carnobacterium iners DNA encodes these proteins:
- a CDS encoding ISLre2 family transposase produces the protein MNKIISKVYQIIKDSSNLIETEEAIQVCMYEVFAELVGDVFTHLNQVIKEQKQEEGWKVKREDWKTVQFIFGSVRYCRTLMIDQESQNHYPLDDWLGIRKYQRHSPLVEVKVAELASKVTYRDTADMLNEWTAVTISHQTVGSLLKRVGSAQAREDEESVLELEESAELPEGKKVDYLYAEADGVFVRGTKKKKSLEVRHAILYEGWNKNGKRVSLKEPKAIMTTKKTAGFWAEIQAFTANHYALQQAQIITNSDGGQGYTADKFQEAFSQSNYPVLNQLDSYHVFQGLNRAFGVKTTIFKQQVKQALKTHDLDQLTIWLDTYESTLDETSAVEKLTTFRTYVVRNWDRIFDWREKVEQAQKDARGLGAMESNQRRISFRMKKRGMHWSAEGCEAMVKVKQGMFNHTLREAYLHQQNRSARNQRKLNQTVRLSSLLHEKTRQSVGAKNGTIPLYASRSSAIGQLIKSFR, from the coding sequence ATGAATAAGATTATATCAAAGGTTTACCAAATAATAAAGGATTCAAGCAATTTAATAGAGACAGAAGAAGCTATTCAAGTCTGTATGTATGAAGTATTCGCTGAATTAGTAGGAGATGTCTTCACTCATCTCAATCAGGTAATCAAAGAGCAGAAACAAGAGGAAGGTTGGAAAGTGAAACGAGAAGATTGGAAAACCGTTCAGTTTATTTTTGGGTCTGTTCGTTATTGTCGTACCTTGATGATAGATCAAGAGAGTCAAAATCATTATCCGCTAGATGACTGGCTAGGTATTCGGAAATATCAACGCCATAGTCCATTAGTAGAAGTAAAAGTGGCAGAGTTGGCGAGTAAAGTTACTTATAGAGATACTGCAGATATGTTAAATGAATGGACAGCTGTTACGATTAGTCATCAAACAGTCGGTAGTCTTCTCAAACGCGTTGGATCCGCACAAGCACGTGAAGATGAAGAGAGCGTATTGGAACTAGAAGAATCAGCTGAGTTGCCGGAAGGAAAAAAGGTAGACTATCTTTATGCCGAGGCTGATGGAGTTTTTGTCCGTGGGACAAAAAAGAAAAAGAGCTTAGAAGTTCGTCATGCCATCCTTTATGAAGGCTGGAATAAAAATGGAAAACGCGTCTCTTTAAAGGAACCCAAAGCCATTATGACGACTAAAAAAACCGCTGGTTTTTGGGCAGAGATTCAAGCCTTTACAGCGAATCATTATGCCTTACAACAAGCTCAAATCATTACAAATAGTGACGGCGGACAAGGGTATACCGCAGACAAATTCCAAGAAGCTTTTTCTCAATCGAACTACCCTGTTTTAAATCAGCTAGACTCTTATCATGTTTTTCAAGGGTTAAACCGTGCATTTGGCGTGAAAACTACCATTTTTAAACAGCAGGTCAAACAAGCATTAAAGACGCATGATTTAGATCAGTTAACTATTTGGTTGGATACGTATGAAAGTACGCTAGATGAAACTTCTGCAGTGGAAAAACTGACTACATTTCGAACCTATGTAGTACGAAATTGGGATCGAATTTTCGATTGGCGCGAAAAAGTAGAACAAGCGCAGAAGGACGCAAGAGGTTTAGGCGCAATGGAGTCCAATCAACGACGTATCTCTTTTCGTATGAAAAAGCGAGGAATGCATTGGAGCGCAGAAGGTTGCGAAGCTATGGTAAAGGTAAAACAAGGGATGTTTAATCACACCTTGCGTGAAGCCTATCTTCACCAACAAAATAGAAGTGCGAGAAATCAACGTAAGTTAAACCAAACGGTTCGTTTATCGTCGTTATTGCATGAGAAAACACGGCAGTCAGTCGGGGCAAAAAATGGGACTATTCCGTTATATGCCTCCCGTTCATCAGCAATAGGACAATTAATTAAAAGTTTTCGTTAA